One Balaenoptera musculus isolate JJ_BM4_2016_0621 chromosome 13, mBalMus1.pri.v3, whole genome shotgun sequence genomic window, AGGCTTGAGCTTGGTCAGGGTAAGGACCTGGAGTTCTCCTTGATCACGGTCATGGGAACGGTGCTTCATTTGGGCCGAGCGGGCAGGCCAGAGTCCATCTGACCCTCTGCCTTCCAGGTCTTCTCCAAGATCTTCAGCCACGAGGCCCTGGAGAGCTACCTGCCCAAGATCCAGCTGGTGATCCAGGACACACTCCGTGCCTGGAGCAGCCACCCCGAGGCCATCAACGTGTACCAGGAGGCACAGAAGCTCACCTTCCGCATGGCCATCCGGGTGCTGCTGGGCTTCAGCATCCCCGAGGAGGACCTCGGGCACCTCTTTGAGGTCTACCAGCAGTTTGTGGAGAACGTCTTCTCCCTGCCTGTCGACTTGCCCTTTAGTGGCTACCGGCGGGTGAGcacccagggcctgggaggagaggagatgggCATCCGTGAGCCCACCCTGAGGGAGGGGCAGCTGACTGCTAAGATGGTCACTGGTCACACAGACAGGGGGGAGGTTTCAGCGGGAGGGTGAGGTGGAGCCTTCACCCGGGGTCTCTGCTGCTTAGATGGGAAACTCTCAGAAGAGtccccaccccgccctgcccGGCCTTGGGAGGAGGCCCTCCGtgaccctgcccttccccttgGGTAACCAGATGGCCTCCTCCCCGCCTCAGGGCATTCAGGCGCGACAGACCCTACAGAAGGGCCTGGAAAAGGCGATCCGGGAGAAGCTGCAGTGCACGCAGGGCAAGGACTACTCAGACGCACTGGACATCCTCATCGAGAGCAGCAAGGAGCACGGGGAGGAGATGACCATGCAGGAGCTGAAGGTGgggcacccctccccacccacctcaggCGGCACAGACGCCTGCGCTCCGTGCTGGGGCTGCTCAGGGTGGAAGCACCCACACGGGTGGGGCCGCCCCTGCGCTCCCTGCGGCTTGCCCTGCACCCAGTCCTGGTGGTGAGCGGTCCTCACAGCAGCTGGGCCCCACTCGCTCCATCCCACCCACAGTCCCGTCCACCATGTTGGAAAAGATACCGAAAACTGGTTCTTAGGAACCCTGAACAGACGCGGCGTCCGCAGCATCGTTGACCCCCTCACTCTCCCcagccagccccccaccccagtatTCACTATTTCAGTGCATTTCGTGCTCACAGTAGCCCTAGGAGGTCACCTAGGGAAATGCGGGCCCAGAAGGAGAAGCCACTTGCAGGAGGGCAGCCTCAGCCCCTGGGGAAGAGCAGCCTTTTCAAGTGGGTGACGCTTGACACTCTCCCAGCCTGCCTGGCACTGGCTGTGCCCAGTCGGGCTGCTGACCCCAAGACTGTCCACACTGGGCTCCAGGAAGGGCTTCCTGCCTGCCCTTTCTTAGGGTGGGTGTTCCACCTGAGGAGGGAGCATTAGTTCGTCCTCGTCTACACTCTGCCACCCACGTGCTTGCCAGGTGCCTGTGGACACTTCACTGCCAACTGCTCTGTCCCTACTGTCTCTGCTTCCCTGTAGTCTagctccagttttttttttttttttcctcatgagcCAGGAAGGACCCCAAAGACTTTCCCATTTCATAAGAAGTTTTGTGACTTGTAGGTGGTGCCATGGCAAGTAAAGGACCTGTTCTTtcactcccctctctgggctcagcatccacatttgtaaaatgcagGGCTTGGAATAAGATAACTTGGTGGGGCCTTTCTGTGGGGCACCACTGCTCCCCAGAGGACCCTGGAGGGGCTCTAAGTCTTCTGGGGACCACCTTCCCTCAGCCTTCTCACTGCAGTCCCATCCCAGGTCCTCGTGGGTATGACCCCAGACCGCTTTCCCAGCCCCTCAGCTCTCTTGACCACCTACCGGATGTCCTTCTCccggggagggaggaaggagctgGGGCTGCCAGTCCGGAGGCCCAGGTTGGGACCCTGCACCTCACCCCCACTCGCCCGCACACTGCCTGCTCCTTGGGCTCCGCTCTCTTTCTGCTGTGAGCTCACTGCCCTCATCAGGGCTGCTGAGGCCGGCCCTGGAATCCGGCGGTGAGTGAGAAGCAGCCCTTCCCCAAGGGACTTTTAGGCTCGTGCTTCTGCCCAGCCAGGGGACTGGACCCGTGACCTGTGTCCCTCGTGGCCCAAATGCCTCAGCAACGTGAGGCTCAGAGGAAGCAGCAGGGCCCAGCTAGATGACCCCGGGGCCTGGGGGACACCGGCAGAGAGGGGCTGCCCCCAGGCTGGGGCCACCAGGCCGAAGCCAGGTTGCAAGCGGTGCCTCTTTGCCGCTGCAGGACGGGACGCTGGAGCTCATCTTCGCCGCCTACGCCACCACCGCCAGCGCCAGCACCTCGCTCATCATGCAGCTGCTGAAGCACCCGGCCGTGCTGGAGAAGCTGCGGGAGGAGCTGCGGGCCCAGGGCATCCTGCACAGTGGCGGCTGCCCCTGCGAGGGCACGCTGCGCCTCAGCACGCTCAGCGGGCTGCACTACCTGGACTGCGTCATCAAGGAGGTCATGCGCCTGTTCACGCCCGTCTCCGGGGGCTACCGCACCGTGCTGCAGACCTTCGAGCTCGACGTgaggctgggcccgtgcgccgtggggtggggggttggccGACGGGAAAGACCAGCTCCCCGTGGGGTCCCTCAGCCTCGTGGGGAGACGGTGCTTGCTTTCAGGGTGCTTTCAGGCTGACGGGAGGGACCCCGCAGGGACCCTGCCCCAGAGGCTGGGTCAGGTGCAGCCCAGCTGGGTGTGCTGTGAAGCTGCATGGGGACATGTATAAGTAGGTGGACTGACATGCCAAAAGGGGAGGCTGGCCAGGCCCCCGGGGACCACAGTGGGGTGCCTCCAGGAACATCTGGGTGGGGGCTGGCAGGCAGAAGGTCCTGGGTCCTCTCAGACCTCCTCTGGTTCTCACCACCgcatcccacccctgcccccgcctTGCCTCCAGGGTTTTCAGATCCCCAAAGGCTGGAGTGTCATGTACAGCATCCGGGACACGCATGACACGGCGCCCGTGTTCAAGGACGTGAACGTCTTCGACCCTGATCGCTTCGGTCAGGCGCGGAGCGAGGACAAGGACGGCCGCTTCCATTACCTCCCTTTCGGTGGTGGTGTCCGGACCTGCCTGGGCAAGCACCTGGCCAAGCTGTTCCTGAAGGTGCTGGCGGTGGAGCTGGCCAGCACCAGCCGCTTCGAGCTGGCCACCCGGACCTTCCCCCGCATCACCTTGGTCCCCGTCCTGCACCCTGTGGATGGCCTCAGTGTCAAGTTCTTTGGCCTAGACTCCAACCAGAACAAGATCTTGCCGGAGACGGAGGCCATGCTGAGCGCCACGGTCTAGGGTGCCGGGCCTCGGGGCGGGAGGCGACGGAAGGGCAGAAACCTGTGTGCGGGACGGGGCTGGAGCCCGGGGAAGAGGGAGGGCCCCCCCCCAGGCCttgccctcccctcttcccctccctggcaAACCTGCCCCAAGTCAAAAGGGCTCTCCGGGGTCGGGCTCTCCCCCTGGCCCCTGCTTCTCTCTAGTCTCTCCAGTTCCCAACAGCTTAGCTCCCCCGGGAAAGGGCCTGGCCCCGCCACCCCGCATGCCCATCACAGTGTTAGATGTCGGCTGTGCTGCAGCCTTTGCTCGTGATGTTCTGAACTggtctctcccctcccttttcttttggattcttttcGTGTGAGGTCAGGTGGTTgacatggggggagggaggaaaagaggtgCCCCCTTTGGCCCTCTCTtcagcaccccctcccctcctgcctcggCTCAGATGGGACGAGTGCCCCTCCCGGTGTGGTCACCAGCGCCCGCGGGGAACAGCATCCTGGGTAATAGAACACCCGTCACCCTCGGCAGGGCGGGGCCAGGCTGTAACCAGCCTGGAGGCCCACCCCTTGCCGTTTAGGACATTTGAAATTACCTATTGCTgctactttttctctcttctgaccTGAGGGCAAAGGAGCCCCAGGCCCTGTCCTCCCAGCATCCTCCCTGGTGGCCCTGGGCGCGCGCACTGACACCCGCACCTTTCTGCCAGGCGGCCTGGAGCCCGCCCTGCTCCCGATTACACATACACCCAAGGCCCTCGGCTCATGGAtggccttccccccacccccatatttATTCACAATATAACCGAATCTTGGTGTTACTGGGACTGGAACAAGTATCTCCTCCGTCCCCTGGCCTCCATCCCAGCTGTCCCCGGCAGGACTTCTGCAAGTGACCCAgccaccgcccctcccccccgcctccccccgccGGCCTAGGGTCGAGCAGCTCCCCCAGGCGCCAGACCTTCTGTGGGTTCAACCTCAGAGCCTCACTCCCGAGGTGAAATCCAGCACATCTGCCTTTGTCccctggtggggatggggaaacGGCCCAccgcctccctgcctccctgctctGTCAGAAACCTTGATCACCGGGGATTTGGAGGCTGCTGCCGTGTCCCACTCGGTCACTGTTCACCCCAGTGCCCTCCACTCTGGCTAGTGAGTATAGGGAAGGATACGGGTTCTTTCTTCTGACGGGGAGCCAGGGCCTCCGTCGTCCCTCCCTCAACCCTCACCCTTTGCCCTTTGCCCTTGGAAAGGTGTCCTTGAAGTCCCTTCCCCCCTCTATGCCACTGTCTGCTTAGCCCTTCTCAGGGGTGCGGGGACCAGGTGAAAGCAAGGGGAGGTGAGTGCAGAAGGCAGCCCTTCCTCAGAGCTGACTCGGGCCCTCTGCTTGGTCTTGAGGCAGCTGAGGAGGGCGCTGCAGGGAGAGCTGAGGAGGAGGGTACGTGTGATTTGTCAGAAGTGATTTGGTTGAAAACCGGCTGGCCAGGGGATGAAAGAAGAGCAGCTCCTGCCACTGGCATTTTGAGTGTTGGCAATTAGGGATGCCTCCCGGGGATGGTTTGGGGCCTTTGGTGAGTCTCTAAGTGGTTTTGtctgttttcaagtttttctttgcttttcgtGTTTCTCTGTTGGCTTTTGATGTTATAAAAGCGGTGAATCCCCTTTAGGAGAAAATCAAAAACACACAGAAGAGGAATGCGGGACGTCGATTCCCCGGTTGCCTCTCCGTAGCAGTGACCACTGCGGGCAGCTCAGTGCCCCCCCCAGTGGTGTTCAGTGGGCAGGCGGCAGCCCCCCACTGCCGCCCCCATGCACACCTGCCTTGTGGTGGGCTTTACAGGAATGGCTCGTGCCTGCGGACTGTCCTGTCACCCCCATTCTCAACTGTTTCATTTGGTTCCTACCTTTTCACTGTTAAAAGGCAAGTGTGGCACAGACGTTATTGGCAaaaattgacattaaaaaaatgagtaatatCTCTcaacctcccccaccccaccgccccattctgaaaaacaggcaaaaatgtgTAAAGACTCATCAAAGCTTGAAAATAGCTGCATGGTGCACCAGAATCTGTTACCTACAAAAAAGCCCGGTGTCTGGAAGGTTCATGCTCCTCTAAGCTGACCCAGCTTGCCCTGAACCAAATGTCTTTGACTAAATATCGAGGATTGCTGTAAGTGCAGCTTCGGACAGGAAGCCTGCCAGGCCTGGCCCCGGCGAGGGGCAGGGAGCTGGAGGGCTGCGGGACACCTCAGTGACCTTTGGTTTGGGTGACCAGcctgggaggggcagagaaggcAAGGCTGAGGGGATCCctgtgagggagggaagaaggatcATTTGCCCCGCTGGGTCTCAAAGGCAATAAGAAGAGAACTGAAGAAAGCTCTTGACTGGCTGACAGGAGGGTTCCAATGTTGAGACTCACCCATGTCTCCTCTTTACATCCATCCGTGTCTGTGTGCTAGTGTGTAGGTTTTATAGAGGTAGCATTAGATGGGTGATGTGTTCTCACTTACCATTCCTACTATTGTAACTTGACATTGAAAAgacaaaaccccacaaaactctTCCCGCCATGGGCTTGCAGATTGAAGCACTTTCAATGTTGGGCGCTGGCATTTGTGTTCTGGTCACCATCCTGACCCTGCCCAGATCgctataatataattttatacacaaaacttgttttttcataaatgttataattttgtgtctgtctttataAACTATTATAAGtactatttttgttataattcaAAATAGATATTTAGTATAAAGTTTTTGctgttaaatatttgttatttagtaaaatatgaattttttcctCTATTGTAAACATGGTTCAAAATGTTAATATGTTTTTATCACAgttgttttaatattgaaaaagcacttgtgtgttttgttttgatatgaAACTGGTGCCGTGTGAGTGTTTTTGCTGTCGTGGTTTTAATCTGTATATAATATTCCATGTTGCATATTAAAAAAAGTTGTGCATTTTGTGATTTTGGAAATACTCCTTGTGGCTCTTTTATAGGCTTCTACAATAAACCTTGAGGACTCACCCTCGTTTGGCTCTCTGGTCTCTGCCTTCCCAGCTCCATGAAAGGGTCCTCCCGTCCACCCACCTTCCCTTCAACAACACCCAGTCCCACCTGTCAGGCAGGAAGTCCTTCCCCGCAGTGTTTGCCCTGCGGGGCCAGCCCCCATTGCCTGCATGAAAGCACACAGAGGTCCGTGACTGTATCCCGGGAGCAGTAGgttccctggggaggggaggatgtaCCTGGAGGGCCACCGTCCCCAGAGGCCTGTTGCAGCAcggggcagctgggggctgggtCCCTGGCCGTGTGGCTGGGCCTGGCTGGGCCAGGTGTCTCGGTCCTGGACACGGCAAGCAGAGCACTGCAGAGTCCATTTGTTGACACGAGTGAGGACACGTCCACAGCCACGTGGCACACAGGAGAGCAGAATTCAGTTCTCCCGACTCCCAGCCTCATGCGCCGTGAGGCACTTCTCAGAGCCTGTTTCATGGGTGCTGCAGGAGCAAATGGATTCTGGGATCAAATCAGTCTGGGGAAGGGCTTAAACAGCGCTGGGCAGATTCCTTCACTGTGGGACTGCTCAGGACCTTGAGCCTGGGGTTGGGCATGCTGAGGGACTGAACGGTGCAGAGCTCAGAGGTTGCAGGGCTCCCTGAGCCCACTTGACGACGGAATCCATGTCCTCTTTGCCCATTCTCACACTCTGTGAAAAGCCGCTCTGCAGTCTGACTGTCCCAGAAGCCCATAGGTGACCCAGCAAAGGACGTCGTCCACTGCCAGACAAGGAATGTCCAGGGCGGTCCCCAGAAcctagggtggggagggagggcagtgagTGGCGGAGCCGTGGCCCCTGGAGCTGCACCAGGAACTGGGGGCCCCGGCCCTGGCAAGGGCAAGGCCTCATAATGCCCACGCTGGTCTCAACCCCTGTCTTGCCAGgtcccctccccaagcccccacTGAGCCAGCCTGAAAAAGGCCATTTTGTGGCtccagtgtttctttctttctttttttttttttaaattaattaattaatttatttatttttggttgtgttgggtcttcgtttctgtgcgagggctttctccagttccggcgagcgggggccactcttcatcgcgatgcacgggcctctcactgtcgcggcctctcttgttgcagagcacaggctccagacgcgcaggctcagtagttgtggctcacgggcccagttgctccgcggcatgtgggatcctcccagaccagggctcgaacccatgtcccctgcattggcaggcagattcttaaccactgcgccaccagggaagcccctccagtgTTTCTTTTTGATACACTCAGTCAGACCCAACCTCGGCCCAGATACATCCCAGGACACAGGGCCTCTCTCAAAGAGCCTGGCACCCAGAGGGGCATCACCAGCATCTCCTGAACAGTGCCATTGGGTGGTCTGCTCAACCTGTCCTTTTCCCTGTGCCATCTTTCTGCCTCACCTGACCCTCCCCAGCGCAGGTCTCTGCTCCCCGAGCCTTAATCTccaccctggggaggggagagcaagATGATCTCCTGTTTTGCATCAGTTGAAGCAGAGTCTCAGCGTAGCAGGGAACTTCTCACAGCCACACAGAAGCAGAGGCTGGTCCTGGGCCAGAACGGGGGCCACCTGCCCTGCACAGCACATGCCCCACCAAGGCGGATCCCTCCGATGGAGGTCTCCAGGGTCAGCAAGAAGCAGCAACGGACACCCCCAGCTTCCCCTGGGAAACGTGCCAGTGGAAGGTAGTAGTTTTTCAGAGTGTAAATTCCATCTCTCCCAGTGGAATGTCCTGTGTGGCAGCAGAGGTGAAGGAAGCGTGGTCCTTGGGCTGCCCTTGGTCTGACCGCCCTGCCAAGGGGTGGGAGGGCCCAGCGGGGCGGGTGGCTGGCTTGTCATCACCCAGTCTGTCCTTGCCTCTCCCCCGTAGGCCCAGCGGGTCGGTGACGTCCCCCACACGGCTGCCTGCCCTCGGGATCTCCTGGCCTGGAAGGAGAACACAGGCCGCTGTGGACAGGCCTACACGGCCGCTGTTTGCCCAGGGGCTGGGGCGCCAGTTTGGAGGGAACTCACAGACCGCACATTCTGCCACCTCCCAACACTTTTCCAAAACAGCCTGGCCTTGGTTGGGCCTGGCTTCCTGGGGTGGTcgggggctgggagccaggaaCAGGGCAGGGGAAAGCAGGGCCTCAGGGCCAGCAGAGTGAGGTGACCAGGTGAGAGCAGAGCCAGCACTCTGCCAGAGCCAGCCGCTCAGCTCTGATGGGCCttggtggggaaggagagagagggaggagggctgCGTGGATCTGTGTTGGGGGCTAAAGGAAAACAAACCTGACCTGCCTGAGTCCTCAGGCTGTGCCAGCCGGGCTCTGTTCCTCACAGAGACTCTGGAGCACTGAGCATGGTGGGGAGGCGGTGATGGCGACGCAGCAGGCTGGGACCCGGCTTCAGCTGCTCATCTCCCGCCCCACTTCCCTTTCACCAGATCGGTCTGCCCCAAGGTTTGGCCTCCACTGGCCTCACCCAACCCCAGGCACTGTGGCCTCCCAGGACACACTTATTCCAGGCCCAGCAACCTTGGTCTTCCCATAAGAAGAATGCCTCCCCTCAACCCCCCAAGCCCTGGTGTCTAGCACTTTGGTCCCCTCCAACTGATACCCCATTCTGCACAGCAGGCGAGTGACAGGTGAGCCCACTAAGACTTCCATGGGAGTGTGGCACTGTGACACCACCCTTGGAAGCAGCTGGGCCTGCCCTGGGGGCTGTCGCAGGCACAGTGGGGGATCCTTGGCTGGCGGTAGCCATGTGGCCGGATTGCTGGCCCACGTGAGGGCATCAGGCTCCCTGGGAGTGAACGTAGGTAGTCTGGGAAGCAGATGTGCCTGGGCAGGGCCCACCTACTTGGCTACAGTCCCCTCCTTCCTGGCTTGTTGGCACCCAGAAAAGCCCTTCTTGCCTTGCCTGATGTAGACTTGACTTTTGTTTCTTAGACTTGTCATTTTGGTGAGTCCTTCCTTCCCACagcttcttcttctgggactcagGCTTAGATTCCCTCTGAGTGTAATGTTTTGTAGAACACATTGTGAGTGGTGCCGCCAGAGCTATGCAGCCGAGAATGCATCACTCTGAGCCCATAACTGCAGCAGTCACATGGCAACCCCCTGCAAGGACTCTGATTGGTCCAATTTGAGTCACACGCGGGAAGCAGGATGGCTGCCTCTGATTGGttgccctggggtgggggcagagaggtGGCATATGATTGGCAGCCCAAGGAGGAGATGTGAGGGACTCGTTGGAGGGGACAGATGGAAGTGAAGTTTACCCTAGAACCagccaaggagggagggaaaggaactAGCAATATGGGATAAGATTGGGGCTGCTGAAGTGATGTGCCAGGAGGGTAGAAGGAGGATGGATGATGAATGATATTTCAAGAGAAGAGAAGGTCTTAAGTGGAAGACGTGGCCACTTCTGGTGAGGATGTTTGCATTACTATGATGTCAACTCCTCCTCCATCAGAATAATGTCTGCCATGCTTCCAAGGGCTTTGTGTGACTGCGCATGTGTgtgctttattttgaaataattatagagtcacaggaagttgcaaagatagtacaagaGAGGTCCCATGTACCCTTCATCCAATTTCTCCCAATGGCTTCttacataattatagtacaatatcaaaacaagaaaattgaCACTGGCACAATGTTTATGTATAGTTTGATGCCATTTTATCACACCTGTAGATTTGTATAATCATCACtgaaatcaagatacagaattattccatcaccacaaagatctcaCTTATGCTTTACAGTCACTTGCTACCTCCCCGCCACTCCCTACTcttcctaacccctggcaaccactaattttccatgtctataattttgtcatttcaagaaggTTATATAAGTGTAATCATTCAGTGTGTGGTCTTCggggattttttttcacatagcataatgcccTGAAGAGCCATCTGAGTTATTGCATAcatcagtagtttgtttctttttgttgctgagtagtattccattgtatagatgtaccacagtctATTTAACCATTCACTCattgaaggatatttgggttgtttccagtttggggctattacaaatattatgttgaggcaacttccttctattcctagtttgttgagtgtttttacaatgaaagggtgttgaatcttgttaaatgctttttcagcaTCAGTTGAGATGATACTGTCATTTCCCCACAGTCATTCTGTTGACGagatgtattacattgattgaattttatatgttgaaccatccttgcattctagGAATAacccccacttgatcatagtgtataatcctcttaatgtgctattgaattctgtttgctagtattttgttgtgatttttacttccatattcatcagggatattgatctgtagttttctttccttgtagtgtctttgtctgactgtagtatcagggttatgctggcctcatagaatgagtttagaaaTGTTCTCATCTCTTTAATTTTGGGGAAAGGTTTGAAGAGTATTGGTGTTAGTTATTCTCTAAA contains:
- the LOC118906118 gene encoding cytochrome P450 26B1 gives rise to the protein MLFEGLELVSALATLAACLVSVTLLLAVSQQLWQLRWAATRDKSCKLPIPKGSMGFPLIGETGHWLLQGSGFQSSRREKYGNVFKTHLLGRPLIRVTGAENVRKILMGEHHLVSTEWPRSTRMLLGPNTVANSIGDIHRNKRKVFSKIFSHEALESYLPKIQLVIQDTLRAWSSHPEAINVYQEAQKLTFRMAIRVLLGFSIPEEDLGHLFEVYQQFVENVFSLPVDLPFSGYRRGIQARQTLQKGLEKAIREKLQCTQGKDYSDALDILIESSKEHGEEMTMQELKDGTLELIFAAYATTASASTSLIMQLLKHPAVLEKLREELRAQGILHSGGCPCEGTLRLSTLSGLHYLDCVIKEVMRLFTPVSGGYRTVLQTFELDGFQIPKGWSVMYSIRDTHDTAPVFKDVNVFDPDRFGQARSEDKDGRFHYLPFGGGVRTCLGKHLAKLFLKVLAVELASTSRFELATRTFPRITLVPVLHPVDGLSVKFFGLDSNQNKILPETEAMLSATV